In bacterium 336/3, the following proteins share a genomic window:
- a CDS encoding amino acid dehydrogenase, with translation MKDLLAKFENKAPEIVFEWHDSETEAKGWIVINSLRGGAAGGGTRMRKGLDRREVESLAKTMEIKFTVSGPAIGGAKSGIDFDPQDPRKHDVLKRWYKAAFALLKNYYGTGGDLNVDEIHEVIPITEEYGLWHPQEGIVNGHYNPSKPDKIKKVGQLRQGVSKVIEDSNYIPDGAKRKYVVADMITGYGVAEAARHFYTLWGGNVKDKRVIIQGWGNVGATAALYLAKEGAKIVGIIDRVGGIMKPEGMTLDEIKKLFADRSSNFLVADNLIPFEEINAKVWSMGAEIFVPAAASRLVKREQAEALIQNGLEVVSCGANVPFADPEIFFGEIAQFVDSKVALLPDFIANCGMARTFAYLMSERGGNITDEAIFSDISNTIHNALLKVYEANPKKTQITEKAFEISLKQLV, from the coding sequence ATGAAAGATTTACTTGCCAAATTTGAAAACAAAGCCCCAGAAATCGTATTTGAGTGGCATGACTCAGAAACAGAAGCCAAAGGTTGGATCGTTATAAACTCTTTGCGTGGTGGTGCTGCAGGGGGAGGAACACGTATGCGTAAAGGCTTAGACCGTAGAGAAGTAGAGTCTTTAGCCAAAACAATGGAAATTAAATTTACTGTTTCAGGTCCTGCAATTGGTGGAGCTAAGTCAGGTATTGATTTTGACCCACAAGACCCACGCAAACATGATGTTTTAAAGCGTTGGTACAAAGCAGCTTTTGCGTTGCTTAAAAATTATTATGGTACAGGTGGTGATTTGAACGTGGATGAAATCCATGAAGTAATTCCTATTACAGAAGAATATGGTTTGTGGCATCCACAAGAAGGTATCGTAAATGGGCATTATAATCCTTCTAAACCTGATAAAATTAAGAAAGTAGGACAATTACGCCAAGGTGTTTCTAAAGTAATCGAAGATTCTAATTATATTCCTGATGGTGCAAAACGTAAATATGTAGTCGCTGATATGATTACAGGTTATGGTGTTGCAGAGGCTGCAAGACATTTTTATACTTTGTGGGGTGGAAATGTAAAAGATAAAAGAGTAATTATTCAAGGTTGGGGAAACGTAGGAGCTACAGCAGCTTTGTATTTAGCAAAGGAGGGGGCTAAAATTGTAGGTATTATAGATAGAGTTGGTGGTATTATGAAACCCGAAGGAATGACTTTGGATGAAATAAAAAAATTATTTGCAGACAGAAGTTCAAATTTTTTGGTAGCAGACAATTTAATTCCTTTTGAAGAAATTAATGCCAAAGTATGGAGTATGGGGGCAGAAATTTTTGTTCCTGCTGCCGCTTCTAGGCTTGTAAAGCGTGAACAGGCTGAAGCTCTGATTCAGAATGGTTTAGAAGTGGTTTCTTGTGGAGCCAATGTACCTTTTGCAGATCCTGAAATTTTCTTTGGAGAAATTGCTCAATTTGTAGATAGTAAAGTAGCTTTACTACCAGATTTTATTGCAAATTGTGGTATGGCAAGAACTTTTGCATATTTGATGAGTGAAAGAGGTGGAAATATTACAGATGAAGCTATTTTCTCTGATATTTCTAATACTATTCATAATGCTCTTTTGAAGGTTTATGAAGCAAATCCTAAGAAAACACAAATCACAGAAAAAGCTTTTGAAATTTCACTTAAACAATTAGTATAG